In Pseudothermotoga hypogea DSM 11164 = NBRC 106472, the following are encoded in one genomic region:
- a CDS encoding outer membrane protein assembly factor BamB family protein produces MKHVLIVLLFFSQMVLPASLFVVKEGTIELYDVSVPLIPVKSGSIDVSNAVKILSSDSLVYVLGTMRIEAFDLNLRPVSKIELNRRIIDAVLLEDLYVVHDYSISVFDRNLNLKASYTLNERLDRISAYSNLLIALSGGRIIAFDRNLKRFWEISAPSSIISAQVVGSYLMFSTNKEFYIMNISQGIPVLESKHKFALNFQQILSVRNNLVALLDDKSILMLSRADLSVIDRLNISAVSITSYKDYLYVVTDKGTIVVASVLPSSIKLFQTIATNVKWAGMSETGLLKTTTVAEVQTTTETTSYQEKHEEEKLLSFLGDVKLPQKVSTTLAIGRELYLSTLDGNLLRVDPNSLKVYPTKVAFILTADPVVMDDGSIVLGSWDKNICVVTDRIAKMGTDSSISLAVAKTPYGFVAVDDDGTLYIFDSRRSGDPIKVRLTGWFVCPPAVHEDYGIFVLDWLGILHLVDFSGKGIWSSITESTKSAEIVVTSELIFVVTQRSVWCLQIKDGKTRWTEHFENAELLQAVSDGETLYLCDAVGNVYALDFSGRTIWMRENLSARTILSTQTGLIAAGEKLYLLSSKDGSILLEESLPVSTTGKMKLSDSGLLTLMAEDRILLYKLKSSPTAGWPMYLRDAMNSSLFRK; encoded by the coding sequence GTGAAACATGTTCTGATCGTGCTGCTGTTTTTTTCACAGATGGTCCTTCCTGCAAGTTTGTTTGTTGTTAAGGAAGGAACGATCGAGCTCTACGATGTCTCTGTTCCACTCATACCGGTCAAATCGGGATCGATCGATGTTTCAAACGCTGTGAAAATCTTGTCCAGTGACAGTCTTGTCTACGTCCTGGGAACGATGAGAATCGAGGCCTTCGATCTGAACTTACGACCAGTCAGCAAGATCGAGCTGAACCGCAGGATCATTGACGCCGTTCTTTTGGAGGACCTCTACGTTGTACATGACTATTCAATCAGTGTGTTTGACAGGAATTTGAACCTCAAGGCTTCCTACACGTTGAACGAGAGGTTGGACAGAATAAGTGCTTATTCGAATCTCTTGATTGCGCTTTCTGGTGGAAGAATCATCGCATTCGACCGAAATCTCAAGCGATTCTGGGAGATCTCGGCGCCGAGTTCCATCATCAGCGCACAGGTTGTCGGAAGCTATCTGATGTTTTCGACGAACAAAGAATTCTACATCATGAACATTTCTCAAGGCATACCCGTGCTCGAATCGAAGCACAAATTCGCTCTGAACTTTCAGCAGATCCTCTCTGTGAGAAACAATCTCGTCGCGTTGTTGGATGATAAATCCATCCTGATGCTCTCGAGGGCAGATCTGTCCGTCATCGACAGATTGAACATTTCGGCAGTTTCGATCACCAGCTACAAAGATTATCTCTATGTTGTCACCGACAAAGGTACAATTGTAGTTGCAAGCGTGCTTCCAAGCTCAATCAAGCTTTTCCAGACCATCGCAACGAACGTGAAGTGGGCAGGTATGAGCGAGACGGGTTTGCTGAAGACAACTACCGTGGCTGAAGTTCAAACAACCACCGAAACGACAAGCTATCAAGAGAAACACGAAGAAGAGAAACTTTTGAGTTTCCTCGGGGATGTGAAGCTACCACAAAAAGTGAGTACGACCCTGGCGATCGGCAGGGAGCTCTATTTGTCTACTCTGGATGGCAACTTACTCAGAGTGGATCCGAATAGCCTCAAGGTTTATCCAACGAAGGTGGCGTTCATACTCACTGCGGATCCAGTTGTCATGGATGATGGGTCCATCGTACTGGGTTCCTGGGACAAAAACATCTGTGTGGTCACTGACAGAATAGCCAAAATGGGCACCGATTCGTCCATCTCTTTGGCTGTGGCAAAAACTCCGTACGGTTTTGTCGCCGTCGACGACGATGGAACCTTGTACATATTTGACTCAAGAAGGAGTGGAGACCCGATCAAAGTACGTCTAACAGGTTGGTTCGTGTGTCCACCCGCGGTACATGAAGATTACGGAATATTCGTCCTGGATTGGCTTGGGATACTGCACCTTGTGGACTTTTCTGGAAAAGGGATCTGGTCATCCATCACAGAATCGACAAAGTCGGCAGAGATCGTCGTGACAAGCGAACTGATCTTTGTAGTCACTCAAAGATCAGTTTGGTGCCTGCAGATCAAAGACGGAAAGACAAGATGGACAGAACATTTCGAAAACGCAGAATTGCTGCAGGCAGTCAGTGATGGTGAAACTCTGTATCTCTGTGACGCTGTCGGGAACGTTTATGCGCTGGATTTCTCGGGCAGGACGATCTGGATGAGGGAAAATCTTTCCGCAAGAACGATTCTGTCGACGCAAACAGGTCTAATCGCCGCCGGTGAAAAGTTGTATCTGCTCTCGTCGAAAGATGGTTCGATCCTTTTGGAGGAGTCTTTACCAGTTTCGACAACGGGCAAGATGAAGTTGTCTGACTCGGGTTTGTTGACCCTGATGGCAGAAGATAGAATACTCCTCTACAAGTTGAAGAGTTCACCCACAGCAGGTTGGCCGATGTACCTCAGAGATGCTATGAACTCAAGCCTTTTCCGAAAATGA